A region from the Phycisphaerales bacterium genome encodes:
- a CDS encoding tyrosine recombinase XerC: protein MTLPITEGFTTYLADERHFSPYTARCYGADLRQYIEFLESKHSITINPGTERQAMQKAQENKGSFGSAPITTITQAICGANADSIREFLTHLGSNQYSAATMARKIATLRSFYKWADRRGYCAGNPMTAIRTPRQGKRLPKAVTIEQIEQLLAAPSDADVLGRRDRAMLETLYSTGIRVSELVALNVADLDLTGEALKVRGKGKKERIVPLGAHALASVQRYFEMLRTDSRFGPMVRDNPSNLPLFLNKHGARLSSRSVRRKLDKYLKQVGLDPTISPHTLRHSFATHLLDNGADLRSVQELLGHQSLSTTQVYTHLSNQRVQDSYNKAHPRAQAS, encoded by the coding sequence ATGACGCTACCGATTACCGAGGGATTCACGACCTATCTGGCGGACGAGCGCCATTTCAGCCCGTACACGGCCCGTTGCTATGGCGCGGACCTTCGCCAGTACATCGAGTTCCTCGAGAGCAAGCACTCCATCACGATCAACCCGGGCACCGAGCGCCAGGCGATGCAGAAGGCCCAGGAGAACAAGGGCTCCTTCGGCAGCGCCCCGATCACCACGATCACCCAGGCGATCTGCGGCGCCAACGCCGACTCCATCCGCGAGTTCCTGACTCACCTGGGCTCGAACCAGTACTCGGCCGCGACGATGGCGCGCAAGATCGCCACGCTGCGTTCCTTCTATAAGTGGGCCGATCGCCGCGGCTACTGCGCGGGCAATCCGATGACCGCGATCCGCACGCCGCGTCAGGGCAAGCGACTTCCCAAGGCCGTCACCATCGAGCAGATCGAGCAGTTGCTGGCCGCCCCGAGCGATGCCGACGTGCTGGGTCGTCGCGACCGCGCGATGCTCGAGACGCTGTATTCCACGGGCATCCGAGTCAGCGAGTTGGTGGCGCTCAACGTCGCCGATCTCGATCTCACGGGCGAGGCCCTGAAGGTTCGTGGCAAGGGCAAGAAGGAGCGGATCGTGCCGCTCGGCGCCCACGCGCTCGCCTCGGTGCAGCGCTACTTCGAGATGCTCCGCACGGACTCTCGCTTTGGCCCGATGGTCCGCGACAACCCGTCGAACCTGCCCCTCTTCTTGAACAAGCACGGCGCACGCCTGAGTTCGAGATCAGTCCGGCGCAAGTTGGACAAGTATCTCAAGCAGGTCGGGCTCGACCCGACGATCAGCCCGCACACGCTGCGGCACAGTTTCGCGACGCACCTCCTGGACAACGGCGCCGACCTGCGCAGCGTCCAGGAACTCCTGGGGCACCAGTCGCTCAGCACGACCCAGGTCTACACGCACCTGAGCAACCAGCGCGTGCAGGACTCGTACAACAAGGCCCATCCTCGCGCCCAGGCGAGTTGA
- the folK gene encoding 2-amino-4-hydroxy-6-hydroxymethyldihydropteridine diphosphokinase → MSRAAIALGSNLPSVFGSKDETLHQATLAIHRLPATRVIARSAFHSTDPVGLLDQPQFLNAAVIVETSLTPHELLGTLLGIEAAFGRDREQTLRNGPRPLDLDLLTYDDLILSEPSLTLPHPRLHERAFVLVPLAEIAPDMRIPGRNASVRECLAALHT, encoded by the coding sequence ATGTCCCGTGCCGCGATCGCTCTTGGCTCCAATCTCCCCAGCGTCTTTGGCTCCAAGGACGAGACACTCCATCAGGCCACGCTCGCGATCCATCGACTGCCCGCCACGCGCGTCATCGCGCGCTCGGCCTTCCACTCGACCGATCCCGTGGGGCTTCTCGATCAGCCGCAGTTCCTCAACGCCGCGGTGATCGTCGAGACCTCGCTCACGCCCCACGAGCTCCTCGGCACGCTCCTGGGAATCGAGGCCGCCTTCGGTCGCGATCGCGAGCAGACCCTCCGCAACGGCCCACGCCCGCTCGATCTCGATCTGCTCACCTACGACGACCTGATCTTGTCCGAGCCCTCGCTCACGCTCCCGCATCCGCGCCTCCACGAGCGGGCGTTCGTGCTCGTGCCCCTCGCCGAGATCGCGCCCGATATGCGAATCCCGGGGAGGAACGCCAGCGTGCGCGAGTGCCTCGCCGCGTTGCACACGTAG
- a CDS encoding FliA/WhiG family RNA polymerase sigma factor — translation MRHGRFAARHAEPSKTPSKYDSVPINDVWKKYQKTHDEGIRNYLVEKFLPLVRYNAERIHQRLPDEVDVEDLMSVGVFGLMDAIDAFDLARKVKFETYCAPRIRGAILDELRSMDWVPRLVRHRSAKVDQARQAIEKATGQPATEEQVAKSLGLPLEEYDKLKKDSAAVSTRSLTQRCFTSDSGRDVREIDVIRDETQSNPLGDLQRRDLRDLITKGLSRAERLIVILYYYEAMTMKEIGATLDLSESRVSQMHSSILARLKAQMRFRMGELESGE, via the coding sequence ATGAGGCATGGTCGCTTCGCCGCGCGCCATGCCGAGCCGTCGAAAACGCCGAGCAAGTACGACTCGGTCCCCATCAACGACGTCTGGAAGAAGTACCAGAAGACCCACGACGAGGGCATCCGCAACTATCTCGTCGAGAAGTTCCTCCCGCTCGTTCGTTACAACGCCGAGCGCATCCACCAGCGCCTCCCCGACGAGGTCGATGTCGAGGACCTCATGTCCGTCGGTGTTTTCGGGCTGATGGACGCCATCGACGCCTTCGATCTCGCCCGAAAGGTCAAGTTCGAGACCTACTGCGCCCCGCGCATCCGCGGCGCCATCCTCGACGAACTCCGCTCCATGGACTGGGTCCCGCGCCTCGTCCGTCACCGTAGCGCCAAGGTCGATCAGGCCCGCCAGGCGATCGAGAAGGCCACCGGCCAGCCCGCCACCGAGGAGCAGGTCGCCAAATCGCTCGGCCTTCCCCTCGAGGAATACGACAAACTCAAGAAGGACTCCGCCGCCGTCAGCACGCGAAGCCTCACCCAGCGCTGCTTCACCTCCGACTCGGGGCGTGACGTCCGCGAGATCGACGTGATCCGCGACGAGACCCAGAGCAACCCGCTGGGCGATCTCCAGCGCCGCGACCTCCGCGACCTCATCACCAAGGGCCTCTCGAGGGCCGAGCGCCTCATCGTCATCCTCTACTACTACGAGGCCATGACGATGAAGGAGATCGGCGCCACCCTCGACCTCTCCGAGAGCCGCGTCAGCCAGATGCACAGCTCCATCCTCGCCCGCCTCAAGGCCCAGATGCGCTTCCGTATGGGCGAACTCGAGTCCGGCGAATAA
- a CDS encoding AAA family ATPase, with protein sequence MTSIFTSTLATTTPIEIDPPSNDAPQDQAARLRGLMRATPIHQPSTPDTTASPAPQSVAPPRNSISPAPATHLAPILAISSGKGGVGKTTLAVNLTLALASTGRRVALIDADMGMANADVLLGVSPTRRLECALLASHDDPIAGAETLRSIAIPCAPNAWLIPGSVGVRRMAALGLAERDALLASIFALRAHYDAIVIDTGAGMSPCVLSMVDAADHAVIVATPEPTSIADAYALLKAVAHRAAMSDDRPPGISLLVNQVDSTDEGEAVHRRIAGVARRFLDVDLPCSGHVRRDEAVLASVRARQPFILRTQATPATQDVRRLAQVLASTLRIDRPLATTREPRGFWPFGRRSRRHADAS encoded by the coding sequence ATGACCTCCATCTTCACCTCGACACTCGCAACCACCACCCCGATCGAGATCGATCCGCCGTCGAACGACGCGCCCCAGGATCAAGCGGCACGCCTCCGTGGCCTCATGCGCGCCACGCCGATCCACCAGCCCTCCACCCCCGACACCACAGCATCTCCCGCTCCCCAATCCGTCGCACCGCCACGCAACTCCATCAGCCCCGCGCCCGCGACACACCTCGCCCCCATCCTCGCCATCTCCTCGGGCAAAGGCGGCGTCGGCAAGACCACCCTCGCCGTCAACCTCACCCTCGCCCTCGCGTCCACAGGCCGGCGCGTCGCCCTCATCGACGCCGACATGGGCATGGCCAACGCCGATGTCCTCCTCGGCGTCTCGCCGACTCGCAGACTCGAGTGCGCCCTCCTCGCCAGCCACGACGATCCAATCGCCGGCGCCGAGACCCTCCGCTCCATCGCGATTCCATGCGCGCCCAACGCCTGGCTCATCCCCGGTTCGGTCGGCGTTCGGCGCATGGCGGCCCTCGGACTCGCCGAACGCGACGCCCTCCTCGCCTCCATCTTCGCCTTGCGCGCGCACTACGACGCGATCGTCATCGACACCGGCGCCGGCATGAGCCCCTGCGTCCTCTCCATGGTCGACGCCGCCGATCATGCCGTTATCGTCGCCACGCCCGAACCGACGTCGATCGCCGACGCCTACGCGCTCCTCAAGGCCGTCGCCCACCGCGCCGCCATGTCCGACGATCGCCCGCCCGGAATCTCGCTGCTGGTGAACCAGGTCGATTCCACGGACGAGGGCGAGGCGGTCCATCGACGCATCGCCGGCGTTGCGCGACGGTTCCTCGATGTCGATCTGCCCTGCTCGGGTCATGTCCGCCGCGATGAGGCCGTGCTCGCCTCCGTGCGCGCGCGACAGCCGTTCATCCTGCGCACACAAGCCACCCCGGCCACGCAGGATGTGCGTCGCCTCGCGCAGGTTCTGGCATCGACCTTGCGAATCGATCGACCGCTCGCCACCACGCGCGAGCCGCGTGGGTTCTGGCCCTTTGGACGCCGCTCCAGGCGCCACGCCGACGCGTCATAA
- the flhF gene encoding flagellar biosynthesis protein FlhF has translation MNLKTYRARSMADALAEVKKDLGKDAVILHTRTYKVGSVMGLGGKTVVEITASDQASARLARTQRANAPSTAAAAGTAANRAAYANARTSAAASLSGATAIADRETPSDEFTPSSFASLQTRRAAAPPTPLTHERAEASPTVRAGAHEQFVAARAPITRTEPSPTPERAPHSQVPPTPSIAAPSPARRDAIAMLSTRIAPAPDANYSALQDELLSIKRLVGQVLHATRQTAVHVATTPNLSPLGALSDPLMASYMRLQESGVPADLVESIIGGVRDELTSAELDDDGVVRQSVLRRLAALIPVVGQTTKGGMQRDGRPLTIAMLGPTGVGKTTTIAKLAATYKLRHAQRVGLLTCDTYRIAAVEQLRTYANIIGLPLRVVNSPAEMAQALDAMTDCDVILIDTMGRSQHDSGKLTELARLVDAARPHETHLVLSLASAEPVILRTIEQFSRLLPTRVLFTKLDEAVNLGVVVSSMRATRLPVGYVTTGQEVPDQIEIAASDRLARHVLDGAANATLTIGGGGGTP, from the coding sequence ATGAATCTCAAGACCTATCGAGCACGATCGATGGCCGATGCCCTCGCCGAGGTGAAGAAAGACCTCGGCAAGGACGCCGTCATCCTCCACACCAGGACCTACAAGGTCGGCTCGGTCATGGGCCTGGGCGGCAAGACCGTTGTCGAGATCACCGCCTCCGATCAGGCCAGCGCCCGCCTCGCCCGGACGCAACGCGCCAACGCGCCATCCACCGCAGCCGCGGCGGGCACCGCCGCAAACCGTGCCGCATACGCGAACGCACGCACATCGGCCGCAGCGTCCCTATCGGGCGCGACCGCCATCGCCGACCGTGAAACGCCCAGCGATGAGTTCACGCCCTCCTCCTTCGCCTCGCTCCAGACCCGCCGTGCGGCCGCTCCACCAACACCACTCACTCACGAGCGTGCCGAAGCCTCGCCCACGGTTCGCGCGGGCGCACACGAGCAGTTCGTCGCCGCCCGCGCCCCGATCACTCGCACCGAACCGTCACCAACACCAGAACGCGCCCCGCATTCCCAAGTCCCGCCAACGCCATCCATCGCCGCCCCATCGCCCGCCCGGCGCGACGCCATCGCGATGCTCTCCACGCGAATCGCCCCCGCCCCCGACGCCAACTACTCCGCCCTCCAGGACGAACTCCTCTCCATCAAGCGCCTCGTCGGCCAGGTCCTTCACGCCACACGCCAGACCGCCGTCCACGTCGCCACCACGCCCAATCTCTCGCCACTCGGCGCGCTCTCCGATCCCCTGATGGCCTCGTACATGCGCCTGCAGGAGTCCGGCGTCCCCGCCGATCTCGTCGAGTCCATCATCGGCGGCGTGCGCGACGAACTCACCAGCGCCGAACTCGATGACGATGGCGTCGTCCGACAGAGCGTCCTCCGACGACTCGCCGCCCTCATCCCCGTCGTCGGCCAGACCACCAAAGGCGGCATGCAACGCGACGGGCGTCCCCTCACCATCGCCATGCTCGGCCCCACCGGCGTGGGCAAGACCACTACCATCGCCAAACTCGCCGCCACCTACAAACTCCGCCACGCCCAACGCGTCGGCCTGCTCACCTGCGACACCTACCGCATCGCCGCCGTCGAGCAACTCCGCACCTACGCCAACATCATCGGCCTTCCCCTCCGCGTCGTGAACTCCCCCGCCGAGATGGCCCAGGCACTCGACGCGATGACCGACTGCGACGTCATTCTCATCGACACCATGGGTCGCTCGCAGCACGACTCGGGCAAACTCACCGAACTCGCAAGACTCGTCGACGCCGCCCGCCCCCACGAGACGCATCTGGTTCTCTCCCTCGCCTCCGCCGAGCCCGTCATCCTCCGCACCATCGAGCAGTTCTCGAGGCTCCTCCCCACGCGCGTCCTCTTCACCAAACTCGACGAGGCCGTGAACCTCGGCGTGGTCGTCTCCTCCATGCGCGCCACACGCCTCCCCGTCGGCTACGTCACCACAGGCCAGGAGGTTCCCGACCAGATCGAGATCGCCGCCTCCGATCGCCTCGCACGCCACGTCCTCGATGGCGCTGCGAACGCCACCCTCACGATCGGAGGCGGGGGAGGCACGCCATGA
- the flhA gene encoding flagellar biosynthesis protein FlhA, whose amino-acid sequence MPPVATTARLQGQGLPLWLLKLKEYRSLILPIGFVMLLAVLVVPLPPVVLDVLISLNISLGIIILLTTIYMEQPLDFSVFPSLLLVTTLLRLVLNIASTRLILSADATSPEDAADAAGNVIMAFGQFVAGDSIVVGVVIFFILSIIQFVVVTKGAGRISEVAARFTLDAMPGKQMAIDSDLNAGIIDEKEARRRRERISQEADFFGAMDGASKFVRGDAIAGIIITIINVLGGMAVGMLMRGWDIGATAAVYTKLTIGDGLTAQLPSFIISIASALIVTRSGSKANLGSEFTDQITSQPRGLYITAGFLTLMAFTPLPATPLLATAAGLGLLGWSLTRTRREKLAAETDEHAAPLGKPEPPPVETLLKVDTLELEVSYTIVPLVDQGQGGDLLERISAVRRQLAIELGLVMPPVRIRDNIQLAAHEYRVKIRGNAVAKGESRPGKFLAMDSGIASGPIEGEPTKEPAFGLDAWWISPSARSRAETLNYTVVDPTSVIATHITEVVKRHADELLTRDEVNNLIEQLKQKSPKLVEEAIPAIIKPMDLMKVLQNLLRERVPIRDLETILEALAEWGPKTKDLDVLTEYVRNALRRTISNQYAVPSDHGGLRLPCVTLDPTLEDQIAGYIDRGNAGTVISMPARVATAIATQIAKALKTVTDLGHHAVVIASPQVRAIVRQILDPHVPGVAVLGYNEVATGVDVESSALVMPPQDAARATTGAAA is encoded by the coding sequence ATGCCACCCGTCGCCACCACAGCACGACTCCAAGGCCAGGGCCTCCCCCTGTGGCTCCTGAAACTCAAGGAGTACCGCAGCCTCATCCTGCCCATCGGCTTCGTGATGCTGCTCGCCGTGCTCGTGGTCCCGCTCCCGCCCGTCGTGCTCGACGTGCTCATCTCGCTGAACATCAGCCTGGGCATCATCATCCTGCTCACGACGATCTACATGGAGCAGCCGCTGGACTTCAGCGTCTTCCCCTCGCTCCTGCTCGTGACGACGCTGCTTCGACTCGTCCTCAACATCGCCTCCACACGCCTCATCCTTTCCGCCGACGCGACCTCGCCAGAGGACGCCGCCGACGCGGCGGGCAACGTCATCATGGCCTTCGGGCAGTTCGTCGCCGGCGATTCCATCGTCGTCGGTGTGGTCATCTTCTTCATCCTCTCCATCATCCAGTTCGTCGTCGTCACCAAGGGCGCGGGGCGCATCAGCGAGGTCGCCGCACGATTCACCCTCGACGCCATGCCCGGCAAGCAGATGGCGATCGACTCCGACCTCAACGCCGGCATCATCGACGAGAAGGAAGCCCGCCGCCGTCGCGAACGGATCTCCCAGGAGGCCGACTTCTTCGGCGCCATGGACGGTGCCAGCAAGTTCGTCCGTGGCGACGCCATCGCCGGCATCATCATCACCATCATCAACGTGCTGGGCGGCATGGCCGTCGGCATGCTCATGCGCGGTTGGGACATCGGCGCCACCGCCGCCGTCTACACCAAACTCACCATCGGCGACGGTCTCACCGCCCAACTCCCCTCCTTCATCATCTCCATCGCCTCCGCCCTCATCGTCACGCGATCAGGGTCCAAGGCCAACCTCGGCAGCGAGTTCACCGACCAGATCACCAGCCAGCCGCGAGGCCTCTACATCACCGCGGGCTTCCTCACGCTCATGGCCTTCACGCCCCTCCCCGCCACGCCGCTTCTCGCGACCGCCGCCGGCCTGGGCCTCCTCGGCTGGTCGCTCACCCGCACCCGCCGCGAGAAACTCGCCGCCGAGACCGACGAACACGCCGCGCCCCTCGGCAAGCCCGAGCCGCCTCCCGTCGAAACCCTCCTCAAGGTGGACACGCTCGAACTCGAGGTCAGTTACACCATCGTCCCGCTCGTCGACCAGGGCCAGGGCGGCGATCTCCTCGAGCGCATCTCCGCCGTCCGCCGCCAACTCGCGATCGAACTCGGGCTGGTCATGCCCCCCGTGCGCATCCGAGACAACATCCAACTCGCCGCCCACGAGTACCGCGTCAAGATCCGTGGCAACGCCGTCGCCAAGGGCGAGTCCCGCCCCGGGAAGTTCCTCGCCATGGACTCGGGAATTGCCTCAGGCCCCATCGAGGGCGAGCCGACCAAAGAACCCGCCTTCGGCCTCGACGCGTGGTGGATCTCTCCCTCCGCGCGATCACGCGCCGAGACGTTGAACTACACCGTCGTCGATCCCACCAGCGTCATCGCGACCCACATCACCGAGGTCGTGAAGCGCCACGCCGACGAACTCCTGACCCGTGATGAGGTCAACAACCTCATCGAGCAACTCAAGCAGAAGTCCCCCAAACTCGTCGAAGAGGCCATCCCTGCGATCATCAAGCCCATGGACCTCATGAAGGTCCTCCAGAATCTCCTCCGCGAGCGCGTCCCCATCCGCGACCTCGAGACCATCCTCGAAGCGCTCGCCGAATGGGGCCCCAAGACCAAGGACCTCGACGTCCTCACCGAATACGTCCGAAACGCCCTGCGCCGAACAATTTCCAACCAGTACGCCGTCCCCAGCGATCACGGCGGCCTTCGACTCCCCTGCGTCACCCTCGACCCGACGCTCGAGGACCAGATCGCCGGCTACATCGATCGCGGCAACGCAGGGACCGTCATCAGCATGCCCGCACGTGTCGCCACCGCCATCGCCACCCAGATCGCGAAGGCGCTCAAGACGGTCACCGACCTGGGCCATCATGCCGTCGTCATCGCCTCGCCCCAGGTCCGCGCCATCGTACGCCAGATTCTGGACCCTCACGTTCCCGGCGTCGCCGTGCTGGGGTACAACGAGGTCGCCACAGGCGTCGATGTCGAGTCGAGCGCGCTCGTGATGCCGCCCCAGGACGCCGCGCGCGCCACCACGGGGGCAGCCGCATGA
- the flhB gene encoding flagellar biosynthesis protein FlhB produces MAEDLGDKTEAPTPRRLGEARQKGRIPKSTDLTAAVELGGALLMLALFGGFAIRAVLEVFRRTFDGLPSSVDSTTIFPFITFATTQTAQALAPFLAITIVIAAISQFAQVGFNFSTDPLQPNLAKLNPIKGLSNIVGKRGIAKTLVNSLKLSGVLTVATLVLTGVVASIARLPLLEPIQGMHAIAKLALDLALWLLLILAIVGVADYIYQRWQHHQDLRMTKADVKDERRAMEGDPQVKSQRFKMAQKIALQRINQNVPKADVIVTNPTHFAVAIQYDSETMRAPKVVAKGVDHMAMRVRQVAAIHGVPIVERPPLARSLYFNVDVGHEIQPDHYQAVAEILAFVYRLEEQAA; encoded by the coding sequence TTGGCCGAAGATCTCGGAGACAAGACCGAAGCCCCAACCCCGCGACGCCTCGGCGAGGCACGCCAGAAAGGGCGCATCCCCAAGAGCACCGACCTCACCGCGGCGGTGGAACTCGGCGGCGCGCTCCTCATGCTCGCGCTCTTCGGCGGTTTCGCGATCCGGGCCGTCCTCGAGGTCTTCCGTCGCACCTTCGACGGTCTCCCATCCTCCGTCGACTCGACCACCATCTTCCCCTTCATAACCTTCGCTACGACACAGACGGCCCAGGCCCTCGCGCCCTTCCTCGCCATCACCATCGTCATCGCCGCTATCTCCCAGTTCGCCCAGGTCGGTTTCAACTTCTCCACCGACCCCCTCCAGCCCAACCTCGCGAAACTCAACCCCATCAAGGGTCTCTCCAACATCGTCGGCAAACGTGGCATCGCCAAGACCCTCGTCAACTCCCTCAAACTCTCGGGCGTCCTCACCGTTGCCACGCTGGTGCTCACCGGCGTCGTCGCGAGCATCGCGCGCCTCCCGCTCCTCGAACCCATCCAGGGCATGCACGCGATCGCCAAACTCGCCCTCGACCTCGCGCTCTGGCTCCTGCTCATCCTCGCGATCGTCGGCGTCGCCGATTACATCTACCAGCGCTGGCAGCACCACCAGGACCTCCGCATGACCAAGGCCGACGTCAAGGACGAACGCCGCGCCATGGAGGGCGATCCGCAGGTGAAGTCCCAGCGTTTCAAGATGGCCCAGAAGATCGCCCTGCAACGCATCAACCAGAACGTCCCCAAGGCCGATGTCATCGTGACGAACCCGACCCACTTCGCCGTCGCGATCCAGTACGACAGCGAGACGATGCGCGCCCCCAAGGTCGTCGCCAAGGGCGTCGATCACATGGCCATGCGCGTCCGCCAGGTCGCCGCGATCCATGGCGTCCCCATCGTCGAGCGCCCGCCCCTTGCGCGATCGCTCTACTTCAACGTCGACGTCGGCCACGAGATCCAGCCCGATCACTACCAGGCCGTCGCTGAGATCCTCGCCTTCGTCTACAGACTGGAGGAGCAGGCGGCCTGA
- a CDS encoding flagellar biosynthetic protein FliR yields MASAASQIELALAHAVPFTLASFRVLGIFVFAPMLSSVIIPSKNKALLGIMLTAALYPSLDLHITPALAGRMDVFSAVPVILGETLIGFVIGVLATLPLAALEMSGVLMGQQMGLGLARVYNPEADYDVDVLGQLLFYVGAGVFFGLGGLDIVIGSVINSFDRVPLGGITIGQAPLETIVGVLSSGFELAMQAAAPVTAIILLLIIVFGAVSKTMPQINIMSVGFTVKIMAGVAMTALALYAVQTAVGSKVHEALAHATHWVNDLGEH; encoded by the coding sequence ATGGCATCCGCTGCATCCCAGATCGAGTTGGCCCTGGCGCATGCCGTGCCGTTCACCCTCGCGTCGTTCCGCGTGCTGGGGATCTTCGTCTTCGCTCCGATGCTCTCGAGCGTGATCATCCCCTCCAAGAACAAGGCGCTCTTGGGCATCATGCTCACCGCCGCGCTCTATCCCTCGCTCGATCTCCACATCACGCCCGCCCTCGCGGGGCGCATGGACGTCTTCTCCGCCGTCCCCGTCATTCTCGGCGAGACACTCATCGGCTTCGTCATCGGCGTCCTCGCGACGCTCCCCCTCGCCGCCCTCGAGATGAGCGGCGTGCTCATGGGCCAGCAGATGGGCCTGGGCCTCGCCCGAGTCTACAACCCCGAGGCCGACTACGACGTCGATGTCCTCGGGCAGTTGCTGTTCTACGTCGGCGCTGGAGTCTTCTTCGGCCTCGGCGGGCTTGACATCGTCATCGGCAGCGTCATCAACTCCTTCGACCGCGTCCCCCTGGGCGGCATCACCATCGGCCAGGCCCCGCTCGAGACGATCGTCGGCGTGCTCTCCTCGGGCTTCGAACTCGCGATGCAGGCCGCCGCCCCCGTCACCGCGATCATCCTGCTGCTCATCATCGTCTTCGGCGCGGTCTCCAAGACCATGCCCCAGATCAACATCATGTCCGTGGGGTTCACCGTGAAGATCATGGCGGGCGTCGCCATGACCGCGCTGGCGCTCTACGCCGTCCAGACCGCCGTGGGATCAAAGGTCCACGAGGCCCTCGCCCACGCAACGCACTGGGTCAACGACCTGGGCGAGCACTAA
- a CDS encoding flagellar biosynthetic protein FliQ, which produces MHYDETTIDLVRQALIFTLKIAAPILLAGIVVGLGISLVQSVTSIQDQTLSTVPKIIVMILAAAVLIPWISLRLIEFTTQYLTLNQSP; this is translated from the coding sequence GTGCACTATGACGAGACCACGATCGACCTCGTGCGACAGGCGCTGATCTTCACGCTCAAGATCGCCGCGCCCATCCTCCTCGCGGGTATCGTCGTCGGCCTGGGCATCAGCCTCGTGCAGTCCGTCACGTCGATCCAGGACCAGACGCTCAGCACCGTCCCGAAGATCATCGTGATGATCCTCGCCGCCGCCGTGCTCATCCCCTGGATCTCGCTCCGCCTCATCGAGTTCACCACGCAGTACCTCACGCTGAACCAGTCCCCCTAG
- the fliP gene encoding flagellar type III secretion system pore protein FliP (The bacterial flagellar biogenesis protein FliP forms a type III secretion system (T3SS)-type pore required for flagellar assembly.) — MAEAGQAVNGRSSSASSTSGDDKKGGLSTTINVMLVLTVISLAPSLMLMMTCFMRVLIVLGFLKQALGTQSIPPPQVTTALALFVTMFVMAPTVQRIEKEALEPWRSGEIRDYNNLWDSAKQPIRDFMFSQIEASGNWSSLYMLMEHRGKDISRPELLSRADVDMVELVPGYMLSELKVAFLMGFRVYVPFLVIDMVISTMLISMSMMMLPPVLVSLPFKVLLFVMVDGWTLVVGSLMKSISGPASHVALLGDGGATFMQSLGLG, encoded by the coding sequence ATGGCCGAGGCAGGCCAGGCCGTCAATGGTCGATCCTCGAGTGCCTCGTCAACCTCAGGCGACGACAAGAAGGGTGGCCTCTCCACCACGATCAACGTCATGCTCGTCCTGACGGTGATCTCTCTCGCGCCGTCCCTCATGCTCATGATGACGTGCTTCATGCGCGTCCTCATCGTGCTGGGGTTCTTGAAGCAAGCCCTCGGCACGCAGTCCATCCCGCCGCCCCAGGTCACGACGGCCCTCGCGCTCTTCGTCACCATGTTCGTCATGGCCCCGACCGTCCAGCGCATCGAGAAGGAAGCCCTCGAACCCTGGCGCTCCGGCGAGATTCGCGATTACAACAACCTCTGGGACAGCGCCAAGCAGCCCATCCGAGACTTCATGTTCAGCCAGATCGAGGCCAGCGGCAACTGGTCCAGCCTCTACATGCTCATGGAGCACCGCGGCAAGGACATCAGCCGCCCGGAGTTGCTCTCCCGCGCCGACGTGGACATGGTCGAACTCGTCCCGGGATACATGCTCAGCGAACTCAAGGTCGCCTTCCTCATGGGCTTCCGTGTCTACGTCCCCTTCCTCGTCATCGACATGGTCATCAGCACCATGCTCATCTCCATGAGCATGATGATGCTCCCGCCCGTCCTCGTCAGCCTCCCCTTCAAGGTCCTCCTCTTCGTCATGGTCGATGGCTGGACGCTCGTCGTGGGGAGCCTCATGAAGAGCATCTCGGGCCCGGCATCGCACGTGGCGCTGCTCGGCGACGGCGGCGCCACGTTTATGCAGTCCCTCGGTCTCGGATAG